TCACTTACAAACGTCGTAAAGATTCTAAACGTAAAAAAGGACATCGCCAGCCTTATACAAAACTTACTATCGATAAAATTAACGCATAATTATGATTACTGTTAATGTGACTTTAAATAGTGAGGGTCAAGTAACAGACGTAATTATGGATGGCCATGCAGAACATGGTGACTATGGTCATGACATAGTATGCGCAGGCGCTTCTGCCGTGCTATTCGGTAGTGTTAATGCTATTATGGGTTTAACGACTGAAAAACCTGATATTGATTATGAGGAAGACGGTGGTCATTTCCATATTAGAAGTGTTGATACTAATAATGAACAAGCACAATTAATTCTTCAAGCTATGTTAGTTTCGTTACAAACGATAGAAGAGGAATATCATGAGAATATAAGATTAAATTACAAGTGAGGTGCAATTCAATGTTAAAATTAAACTTACAGTTCTTCGCATCGAAAAAAGGGGTAAGTTCTACAAAAAACGGACGTGACTCTGAATCTAAACGTTTAGGTGCTAAACGTGCTGACGGTCAATACGTAACTGGCGGTTCTATTTTATTCCGTCAACGTGGTACTAAAATTTATCCTGGTGAAAATGTAGGTCGCGGTGGCGACGATACATTATTCGCTAAAATCGACGGCGTTGTTAAATTCGAACGTAAAGGTCGCGACAAAAAACAAGTATCTGTATATTCAGCTGCTGAGTAATTTGTCTTTACTAACACCAGAAGTTTTAACTTCTGGTGTTTATTTTTTGTTTTATTTTATATAAAAGGACTTAATGATATAATAGTGTAGATATTGTAAAATTATAGAAAAAGAGGTGAAAATATGTTTGTCGATCAAGTGAAAATATCACTCAAAGCTGGTGACGGTGGAAATGGTATTACAGCGTATAGAAGAGAAAAATATGTACCGTTTGGTGGTCCTGCTGGCGGAGACGGTGGCGATGGTGCGTCAGTCATTTTTGAAGTGGATGAAGGATTAAGAACTTTATTAGATTTTAGATATCAAAGCCACTTTAAAGCTAAAAGGGGTGAAGGTGGCCAAAGTAGTAATATGCATGGGAAAAATGCAGAGAACCTAATATTACAAGTGCCTCCAGGTACAATCGTTAGAAGTGTCGAAACAGGCGAAGTTTTGGCAGACTTAGTTGAACACGGGCAACGTGCAACTGTTGCAAAAGGCGGTCGTGGTGGTAGAGGTAATTCGCGCTTTGCCTCTCCACGTAACCCTGCTCCTGACTTTAGTGAAAACGGAGAACCAGGTGAAGAAATAGATGTAACATTAGAATTAAAATTATTGGCAGATGTAGGTTTAGTAGGTTTTCCTAGTGTAGGTAAATCAACTTTACTTTCTATCGTTTCAAAGGCAAAACCTAAAATTGGTGACTATCATTTTACTACAATCAAACCAAACCTAGGCGTCGTAGCTACGCCTGATAACAGAAGTTTCGTGATGGCGGATTTACCAGGACTGATTGAAGGTGCTTCCGATGGAGTTGGCTTAGGTCATCAATTCTTACGACATGTCGAACGCACAAAAGTAATTGTGCATGTGATAGATATGAGTGGCTCTGAAGGTCGTGATCCATTAGACGATTATCAAATCATCAATAAAGAATTAAGCGCCTATGAACATAAACTAGAAGAAAGACCACAAATTGTTGTAGCAAATAAAATGGACATGCCTAATTCAGAACATAATTTAGCGTTATTTAAAGATGCATTAAAGGATGAAGTGATTGATATTATTCCATTGTCTACATTTACACGTGAAAACATCGATAAATTACTTTATTTAATAGCTAATAAATTAGAAGAAGTTAAAGATGTAGACTTCAATGAAGAAGAAAAAGATTTAGGTATTAATAGAGTTGTTTATAAACATACACCTAATCAAGATAATTTCACTATTACTAGAGACGATGATGGTGCTTACGTGGTACGTGGTAAATCTATTGAACGTATGTTCAAAATGACTGACTTTAATAGTGATCCAGCAGTACGTAGATTCGCTAGACAGATGCGTTCAATGGGTATTGATGATGCATTGAGAGATAGAGGCTGTGAAAACGGAGATATAGTTAGAATTCTTGGTGGGGAATTTGAATTTATAGAATAGAGGTGCTCATTCATGGATAGTAAAGATTATAAAAAGTTTTATTTAATTAGAGAAGATGTGTTGCCAGAATCTGTTGTGAAAACAATTAAAATTAAAGATGCTTTAAAAAGTGATCCTAAGCTATCCATATTTGAAGCAGTTAAAAAGTATGATTTATCAAGAAGTGCATTTTATAAATATAGAGATACTATTTTCCCAGTAGATGAAAAAATGGAGAGTACGAAAGAATTTACATTAATCTTATATGTTAATGATATAGTAGGTATGTTAGCGGAAGTATTAAATACCTTATCTAGATTAAGTTTGTCGGTATTAACTATCCACCAAAGTATTCCTATGGATCATAGGGCGACTATTACTGTCTCGTTAGATGCTAAAGGAACCGATTTAGAAATTGATGATGTAATTGCGTCATTACAAACGATTGACCATGTATCTAAAGTAGAATTAATAAGTATGACAATATAAGGAAGTGTAAATTTGTACGCATATATAAAAGGTATTTTAACTCAATTATTTCCAACCCATTTAGTTGTAGAAACAGCGGGCATTGGTTATGAAATTCAAACACCTAATTCTTATCGTTTTCAACAATATCTAGATAATGAAGTGAAAGTATTCACTTCATTTATAGTGAGAGAAGATGCACAATTGTTATATGGTTTTATTAATGTAGAAGAAAAAGATATGTTTCTTAATTTAATTAAAGTAACAGGTATTGGACCTAAATCTGCGCTCGCAATTTTAGCTACGAGCACACCTTCTGAAGTTATACAAGCTATTGAAAATGAAAACGATGCTTATTTAACTAAATTTCCTGGTATCGGTAAAAAAACTGCACGTCAAATTGTGTTAGATTTAAAAGGTAAAGTACAAGTAACAGAAGAAACGACTGATAATTTATTAAATCACGGAATGACTAATGATACATCTAATGACACAGTTAAAGAAGCTATTTTAGCACTTGAAGCGTTAGGATACTCGAAACGAGAACTTAGTAAGGTAGAAAAGACACTAAACAAAGAAACGTGCGAATCGGTGGATGAAGCAGTTAAAAGAGGTTTGCAATTGTTAGTTTCTTAATAAATTGGGGTGAACAATATTGGATGACAGAATGGTTGATCAATCATTACATGAAGATGAAACATCATTTGAATTATCGTTAAGACCTAAAAGAATACGTCAATATATCGGTCAATCTTCAATTAAAAACAACTTAGAAGTGTTTATTAAAGCAGCAAAATTGAGAGAAGAACCTTTAGACCATGTATTACTTTTTGGACCCCCAGGTTTAGGGAAAACAACTCTTTCTAATATTATAGCCAACGAAATGGAAGTTAATATTAGAACAATTTCTGGTCCATCTCTAGATAGACCGGGAGACTTAGCAGCGATATTATCTGGGTTACAACCGGGTGATGTATTATTTATAGACGAAATTCATAGACTAAGTAGTGTTGTAGAAGAAGTTTTATATTCGGCAATGGAAGATTTCTTTTTAGACATTGTAATAGGTAAAGGCGATGAAGCTAGAAGTATTAGGATAGACTTGCCACCATTTACATTAGTAGGTGCTACCACAAGGGCAGGAAGCTTAACAGCACCTTTAAGAGATCGTTTCGGTGTTCAATTACGACTAGAATACTATAAAAATTCAGAACTGAAAGAAATTATTGTTAGAACGGCAGAAGTGTTAGGCACATCTATTGATGAAGATAGCGCGGTAGAATTGGCTAAAAGAAGTCGCGGGACGCCACGTGTAGCAAATAGATTACTAAAACGTGTACGTGATTTTCAACAAGTAAATGAAGATGAGCATATTTATGTTGAAACTACAAAGCAAGCATTAAAACTTTTACAAGTAGATGAAGAAGGCTTAGACTATATTGATCATAAAATGATGCAATGTATTTTAAATCAATACAATGGTGGCCCAGTGGGATTAGACACTATTGCAGTCTCTATAGGTGAAGAGCGCATTACGATAGAAGATGTTTACGAACCTTTCCTTATTCAAAAAGGTTTTATAGAACGTACACCTAGAGGGCGTAAAGCTACACCTTATGCTCATGAACACTTTAGAAATAAAGGAAAGAGGTAGTAACATTGGATATAGAAGATTTTGATTATTACTTACCAGAAGAACTAATTGCACAAACGCCCTTAAAAGATCGAGACCAAAGTCGTTTATTAGTTCTAGGCAAAAATAATGGTAATATAGAACATCGTCATTTTAAAGATGTCATCGATTATTTTGAGCAAGGTGATACATTAGTATTGAATGATACTCGTGTTATGCCAGCACGTCTTTTCGGTATTAAAGAAGAGACAGGCGCCAAAGTAGAAATGCTAATGCTTACACAATTAGAAGGTAATGATTGGGAAGTACTCTTAAAACCAGCTAAAAGAATACAATTAGGAGATAAACTAAATTTTGGAGAAGGTAAAATAATCGCTGAGTGTGTTGAAACATTAAATCAAGGTGGACGTATTATGCGCTTACATTTTGATGGTATTTTACAAGAGCGCTTGGATGAATTAGGGGAAATGCCACTACCTCCATATATAAAAGAACGGTTGGATGACCCAGAACGGTATCAAACTGTTTATGCAAATGAAATAGGTTCAGCTGCTGCACCAACAGCCGGCTTGCACTTTACAGATGAATTGCTAACTAAAATTAAACAAAAAGGTGTCAATGTTGCCTTTATTACTTTGCACGTAGGTTTAGGAACATTTAGACCCGTTAGCGTCGAAAATATAGATGAACATGAAATGCATAGTGAATATTATCAAATGACACAAGAAACGGCTGATTTATTAAACGTTACTAAAGCAAACTGTGGACGTATTATTTCGGTAGGAACGACTACAACGAGAACTTTGGAAACAATTCGTCAACATAACACAAAGTTTGTAGCAGAAAGCGGTTGGACTGATATTTTTATATATCCAGGTTTTAAATTTAAAGGCGTCGATGGTCTAATAACAAATTTCCATTTGCCAAAATCAACTTTAGTAATGCTAGTGTCTGCTTTTAGCACGAGAGATAATATTTTAAATGCATATAATCAAGCAGTATTAGAACGATATAGATTTTTCAGTTTTGGAGATGCAATGTTAATTATTTAGGGAATTGAGAGGAGTAAGAACATGCCTGCAGTCACATACGAACATATAAAAACATGTAAGCAATCCGGTGCACGTTTAGGAATTGTACATACACCACATGGTTCATTTGAAACACCAATGTTTATGCCAGTCGGCACTAAGGCAACCGTGAAAACAATGAGCCCAGAAGAGCTACATCAAATGGAAGCAAAAATCATTTTAGGAAACACGTATCATTTGTGGTTACAACCAGGAAATGATATTATTCGTAAGAGTGGGGGATTACATCAATTCATGAATTGGGATGGTCCGATACTTACTGACTCAGGTGGCTTTCAAGTATTTAGTTTAAGCAATTTGAGGAATATATCAGAAAAAGGCGTAGAGTTTAGACATCATACCAATGGCTCGAAATTATTTTTAAGTCCTGAAAAAGCAATGCAAATACAAAATGATTTAGGTTCTGACATTATGATGGCTTTCGATGAATGCCCGCCAATGCCAGCCGAATATAAATACGTTAAAGAGTCAATTGAACGTACAACACGTTGGGCTGAGAGATGTTTAAAGGCGCATAATCGTCAAGAAGATCAAGCGCTATTTGGCATTATACAAGGTGGAGAGTATAAAGATTTAAGGCAGCAAAGTGCTGAAGAACTTGTCGCTTTAGACTTTCCAGGTTACGCTATTGGTGGTTTATCAGTTGGTGAACCTAAACCAGTGATGTACGATATGGTTAAACATACTGAACAATTTATGCCAAAGGATAAACCAAGATACTTAATGGGTGTTGGCTCTCCTGATGCTTTAATAGAATGTAGCATTCGCGGTATGGATATGTTCGATTGTGTATTACCTACTCGTATAGCTAGAAATGGTACATGCATGACTTCTGAAGGACGCGTTATTATCAAAAATGCAAAATACGCTGATGATTTTGGTCCATTAGACCCAAATTGTGACTGTTATACATGTAAAAATTACAGTAGAGCTTACCTAAGACATCTCATTAAGGCAGAGGAAACTTTTGGAATACGTCTTACTACATACCATAATTTGCATTTTCTGCTTAAATTAATGGAAAATATTAGACAAGCAATTCGTGAAGACCGTCTGTTAGATTTTAAAGAAGAATTTTTTGAACAATACGGACTTAATGTAGATAACCCTAAAAACTTTTAAAGGAGAAATAAATAAATGCAATTAACGTCATTAATTTTACCAATTTTATTATTAGCATTAATGTGGTTCTTTTTAATTAGACCACAACAAAAGAAAGCTAAAGAGCATCGTGAAATGGTACAACAAATTCGTTCAGGTCAACGTGTTACGACTATTGGAGGAATTAAAGGTACCGTTAGAAGTGTTGACGAAACAACTGTCGTACTTACTTTAAATGGCAATGGTACAGAAATCACACTCGAAAAACCTGCAATTAAACAGGTTGATCCATCTTAATAAAACGTGAATTGGTAGGGATTTAATTTCCTGCCAATTTTTTATATATAATGAATTAGGATAAATTTAGTTTGCATAATAAATGTTAGTTTGTGAATATGTTGTAATATGTTAAGATATATAGGTCGCTTAAACAAGTTATCGTATATTATGTAATAACTTGCACAAATATTATTAATTAAAGTATCCTTAAATCATAAGTTTACAATGAGGTGTTCATGTGAAAAAAAGTAGTAGAATAGTTGCGTTTATATTACTTGTGGTTCTATTGTTCGCGGGAATGGGACTTACATATAAAAACGTAGTTAAAAACGTTAACTTAGGTTTGGATTTACAAGGTGGATTTGAAGTACTTTACCAAGTCAATCCTTTACAACAAGGCGATAAGGTTGATAAGGATGCTGTAAAATCTACCTCTAAGACTTTAGAGAACCGTGTCAACAAACTCGGCGTTTCCGAACCTAAAATACAAGTTGAAGACAATAACCGCATACGTGTACAACTTGCTGGGGTTAAAAATCAATCTCAAGCAAGGAAAATGTTATCTTCACAAGCAAATTTAACGATTCGTGATGCTAACGATAATGTTAAATTAACCGGTAAAGATCTTAAACAAGGTACGGCAAAACAAGAATTTAAACAAAATACAAACCAACCTGCAGTTACTTTTAAACTAAAAGATAGTGACAAGTTTAAAAAAGTAACCGAAGAAATTTCTAAGAAAAAAGACAACGTTATGGTTGTATGGCTAGATTACGAAAAAGGGGATTCATACAACAAGGAAAAAACAAAGAAAGACCCTAAATATGTTTCAGCGGCAAATGTAGACAAACCAATTAATTCAGATAGCGTTGAAATTTCAGGTGGCTTTAATGGTGAAAAAGGCGTACAAAAAGCTAAACAAATTGCGGACTTGTTAAACGCTGGTTCTTTACCTGTTCATCTTAAAGAAATCTATTCAAATTCAGTTGGAGCTCAGTTTGGTCAAGATGCACTAGATAAAACTGTATTTGCTTCTATGTTAGGTGTAGCAGTTATTTACTTGTTTATGTTAGGATTTTATCGCTTACCTGGTCTTGTAGCGGTAATTGCTTTGACAACATATATCTATTTAACACTATTTGCATTTAACCTTATTTCAGGTGTACTTACTTTACCTGGTCTAGCAGCATTAGTGCTTGGCGTGGGTATGGCTGTTGATGCCAACATCATAATGTACGAACGGATAAAAGATGAGTTGAAGATAGGTCGAACCTTAAAACAAGCATATAAAAAAGCTAATAAAAGTTCATTCCTAACTATTGTCGATGCCAACTTAACGACTGTTATTGCAGCGGCAGTTCTGTTCTTCTTTGGTGAAAGTTCGGTAAAAGGTTTCGCAACTATGCTATTATTAGGTATTTTAATGATTTTCGTTACTGCAGTATTTCTATCTAGATTACTGTTGACGTTATTAATTTCATCAAATTTCTTCAAAAAGTCTTATGGTATGTTCGGTGTAAACAAAAAGCATATCCATGATATTAACGACGGAAAAGACGTCCATGATTTAAAAACACCTTATGAAAAATGGGACTTCATGAAATTAGCCAAACCATTATTATCACTAAGCGTATTGATAATTATTGTTGGTGCAATCATCCTATTTGTCTTTAAATTAAATCTAGGCATAGATTTCACAAGTGGTACACGAGTCGATTTTGATTCAGAAAATAAAGTAACTCAAAATAAAGTAACGCAAACACTCGAGGATAAAAACTTTAAACCTGATCAAGTATCGATTGGTCAAAATGATAAAAATGTGAGTGTTCAATTCAAAAAAGACTTAAATAAAGAGCAAGTAGCAAAAATTAAAGATACTGTTCACAACAATTTTGGACATGATCCAACTGTTAATACAGTATCACCCGTTATAGGTCAAGAATTAGCTAAAAATGCTATTATGGCACTTATTTATGCTGCTATTGGTATCATTATTTACACTTCATTCCGTTTCGAGTGGCGTATGGGACTTTCATCAGTATTAGCACTACTGCATGATGCCTTTATGATTGTAGCAGTATTCAGTTTATTTAGACTAGAAGTCGATATCACATTCATTGCAGCAGTATTAACAATCATTGGTTATTCTATAAATGACACGATTGTTACGTTTGATAGAGTACGTGAAAACTTGCATAAGGTGAAAGTCATTACTAAAGCAGAACAAATTGATGATATTGTTAATAGATCTATTAGACAGACTATGACGCGTTCAATTAATACAGTGTTAACTGTTGTTGTTGTAGTTATTGCATTGTTAATTTTTGGTGCATCAAGTATTTTCACATTCTCATTAGCTCTATTAATTGGTTTAATTACAGGTGTATTCTCTTCTGTATTTATTGCAGTACCGTTATGGGGAATAATGAAAAAACGACAACTTAAAAAATCTGATGACCATAAATTAGTAGTCTACAAAGAAAAACGCTCCAATGATGAAAAAATCTTAGTATAAATTATATTTAAACTGCCATTGCGAAAAAAACGTAATGGCAGTTTTATTTTTTACTTGTTTCATAAAATATTATGTCTATATCGATGGTCACCGCTTTTTATTTTACAGAATGTTTTGTATAATGGCTTGTGGAAATGAGGGAGACTCGTATGATTAAACCAAAGTATAATTGGGATTATAATACACCTGATAATGAAATTTTGGAAGAATATGTAAAGAAATTGAAACTAACTCCTCTTGTTAAACAAATATTAGAGAGTAAAAATATAGTTGAATGTGATGAAATTGAAGCTCTATTTAGTAACAACGTTATAAACCATGATCCATGGCTACTTAGTGATATGAAAAAAACTGTAGACCGTATTAATTTAGCTATCGATAAAAACGAAAAAATTCTTGTCTATGGAGATTACGATGCTGATGGTGTAACCTCGACAACAATTTTAGTATCTACTTTGAGAGAATTAGGTGCTCATGTGGGTTGGTACATACCGAATCGTTTTTCTGAAGGATATGGACCGAATGAAATGGCATTTAAAAATGCATATGACGAAGGTATATCGCTTATAATTACAGTAGATAATGGGATACAAGGACATAAAGAGATTGAGAGTGTGCAATCATTGGGCGTAGATGTAATTGTTACAGATCATCATGAAATAGGCAGAACTATGCCTGATGCTTTTGCAATTGTACATCCTATGCATCCAGAATTTGATTATCCGTTTCAATATCTATGTGGTGCAGGAGTAGCATATAAATTAACGCAAGCATTATTATCACAACCTCCACGACAATTTTTAGGTTTAGTTGCAATAGGAACTATTGCAGACTTAGTATCGTTAACAGATGAAAATCGTTCGCTTGTAAAACAAGGTCTTAGTGTACTTAACGACCAATGTCCAGTATCTATAAAAGCAATATTAAATCAAGCGAGTTACACGGATGATATAAACGAAGAGACCATTGGTTTTATTATTGGTCCAAGACTTAATGCGGTAGGTAGATTAGAAGATGCTGGTTTAGCTGCCGAATTGCTTATGACTGATGAAATGGAAGAGGCAACATTTTTAGCGGAACAGGTTGAGTTCTTTAACCAAGAACGTAAAGATATTGTAGCTTCTATTACTGAAGAAGCATTAGCAATGGCTAAAGAGCAAGTTCAGCAACAAGCGAAATTCTTACTCCTTGCTAAAGAAGATTGGCATGAAGGAGTATTAGGCATTGTTGCATCAAAAATTGTCGAAACTTATAGTTTACCGACGCTAATTTTAAATATTGACGAGGTACAAAATCATGCTAAAGGCTCTGCGCGTAGTATTGAACAAGTATCAATGTTTGAAATTTTAACTGCACATTCCGATTTAATATCAAAATTTGGCGGTCATCATATGGCGGCCGGAGTGACGATGCCCATAGACAATATTCAAGACTTATCTCATGGCTTAAATCTATGGATGGAAGAGCTAGCCACTTCAACTTCGTTGGAACCTTCTAAAAAAATTGATGTAAAAGTAAATGAGGCAGATATTAACGTTGGTAATATTCAAGACATTCATAAATTAAGACCTTTTGGTACTGATTTTGAAAGTCCATGTTTTGAGTTGTCTGACATTACAGTGCATCATTCTAAAGGTATAGGACAAGAAAATAAACATTTGAAGTTATCTCTGGGTAAGAGTAATTTACAAGCATTATATTGGCAATATGGACATTTAAGCAATCAGTTGAATACTGAACAACCAGTAAGTATCATTGGTACACTTCAAATAAATGAATGGAATGGTCATAAGTCACCGCAATTTATGATACAAGATTTGGCGAGCAATAAGTTACAAATACTAGATTACCGCAGTAAAAATAAACTGTCAGTTATTGATGAAAATGATGCATCAACTGCATTTCTGATACATCACCATAATGACAAATTAGGAGATAACTACTATTTTTACGGTGAAAATATTCAACATAACTATGAAAAATATGTCTTTAGAGATCTACCATCAACAATAGATGATATTAAAAACAGTTTAAAAAGTGTCAAAGCCTCGCAAATATATTTAATGTTAAATCATCAACAATCTATATACTTTGAAGGAATGCCTAAAATGGAAAGCTTTAAACAATGTTTTAAAGCTTTAGCAACAAAAGGCGAAACAAACCTAGCTCAAGATGGTATGCACCTAAGTGAATTTTTAAATATAAAACCTAATATGTTGAAATTTATATTAAAAGTATTTTTAGATTTAGAGTTTATAAATGACGATAATGGTATAATTACAGTAAATAATCAATCTCAAAAACAGGCTATTGATACAAGTAAATTATACCGAGCGAGATTAGATAGAATAGAAGTTGAAGAAATTTTATTATACCAAGATATAAACCAATTAAAAGAATGGCTTATAGCCGAATTGGCATGTTAAGGAGGAATTAGCAATGGATTTAAAGCAATACGTATCAGAAGTTCAAGATTGGCCAAAAAAAGGAGTTAACTTTAAAGATATTACAACAATTATGGATAATGGTGAAGCATATGGCTATGCAACTGACCAAATCGTCGAATATGCTAAAGAAAAAGATGTAGATGTCGTTGTTGGACCTGAAGCTAGAGGATTTATTATTGGTTGTCCAGTAGCTTACTCTATGGGTATAGGATTTGCTCCGGTACGAAAAGAAGGTAAATTACCACGCGAAGTTATTAGATATGAGTATGAATTAGAATATGGTAAGAATATATTAACAATGCACAAAGATGCTATTCTACCAGGTCAACGTGTATTAATTACAGATGATTTATTAGCGACAGGTGGCACAATTGAGGCGGCTATCAAATTAGTCGAAAAACTTGGTGGTATTGTAGTAGGTATTGCATTTATCATTGAATTAAAATATTTAAAAGGGATTGAAAAAATTAAAGACTATGATGTTATGAGCTTAATTTCTTACGATGAATAACTTATATGTTTAATAATCTTTTTGGTATGGAAATAGTAATATTACTAGACGTTATGTCAGTAGTGTTATTATTTCTTTTTTTAGCAGATAAAATTATCTTTCTTTTTAATATAATGGGAGAGCTAACTATTCAAAATAATTGTTTTTTAGCGCCTTTTCAATTATGCTAGATTAAATTTATTATAATTAGATTGCATTAGTACGTTATAACGCGTTTATTTATTTGTTAACATGTAGTATTATATAACTATTATTTGAAATTTTATACATACAGTAAATTGAATTAATAATTCGTATACATATATTAAAAATCGAAAACATTTTTAAAGTAATTAATAATAAGTGTAGGGGTGTCTTGAGTGAATAATGAATATCCATACAGTGCTGACGAAGTACTATATAAAGCTAAGTCATATTTAGCAAAAGATCAATATGAATATGTATTAAAAAGTTATCATATTGCTTATGAAGCACATGAGGGTCAATTTCGCCAAAATGGCTTGCCATATATAATGCATCCTATACAAGTGGCTGGCATACTTACAGAAATGCATCTAGACGGCCCAACTATTGTTGCTGGTTTTCTTCATGATGTTATTGAAGATACACCATATACATTTGATGACGTGAAATCCATGTTCAATGAAGAAGTGGCAATAATTGTCGACGGCGTAACAAAACTTAAAAAAGTAAAATACCGTTCTAAAGAAGAACAACAAGCTGAAAATCATAGAAAGCTTTTTATAGCTATTGCTAAAGATGTAAGAGTTATTTTAGTTAAATTAGCGGACAGACTACATAATATGCGTACTTTAAAAGCTATGCGTAGAGACAAACAAATCAGAACTTCTAAAGAAACGTTGGAAATCTATGCACCATTGGCACATAGATTGGGAATTAATACAATTAAATGGGAATTAGAAGATACT
The genomic region above belongs to Staphylococcus durrellii and contains:
- the recJ gene encoding single-stranded-DNA-specific exonuclease RecJ; translated protein: MIKPKYNWDYNTPDNEILEEYVKKLKLTPLVKQILESKNIVECDEIEALFSNNVINHDPWLLSDMKKTVDRINLAIDKNEKILVYGDYDADGVTSTTILVSTLRELGAHVGWYIPNRFSEGYGPNEMAFKNAYDEGISLIITVDNGIQGHKEIESVQSLGVDVIVTDHHEIGRTMPDAFAIVHPMHPEFDYPFQYLCGAGVAYKLTQALLSQPPRQFLGLVAIGTIADLVSLTDENRSLVKQGLSVLNDQCPVSIKAILNQASYTDDINEETIGFIIGPRLNAVGRLEDAGLAAELLMTDEMEEATFLAEQVEFFNQERKDIVASITEEALAMAKEQVQQQAKFLLLAKEDWHEGVLGIVASKIVETYSLPTLILNIDEVQNHAKGSARSIEQVSMFEILTAHSDLISKFGGHHMAAGVTMPIDNIQDLSHGLNLWMEELATSTSLEPSKKIDVKVNEADINVGNIQDIHKLRPFGTDFESPCFELSDITVHHSKGIGQENKHLKLSLGKSNLQALYWQYGHLSNQLNTEQPVSIIGTLQINEWNGHKSPQFMIQDLASNKLQILDYRSKNKLSVIDENDASTAFLIHHHNDKLGDNYYFYGENIQHNYEKYVFRDLPSTIDDIKNSLKSVKASQIYLMLNHQQSIYFEGMPKMESFKQCFKALATKGETNLAQDGMHLSEFLNIKPNMLKFILKVFLDLEFINDDNGIITVNNQSQKQAIDTSKLYRARLDRIEVEEILLYQDINQLKEWLIAELAC
- a CDS encoding adenine phosphoribosyltransferase gives rise to the protein MDLKQYVSEVQDWPKKGVNFKDITTIMDNGEAYGYATDQIVEYAKEKDVDVVVGPEARGFIIGCPVAYSMGIGFAPVRKEGKLPREVIRYEYELEYGKNILTMHKDAILPGQRVLITDDLLATGGTIEAAIKLVEKLGGIVVGIAFIIELKYLKGIEKIKDYDVMSLISYDE
- the secDF gene encoding protein translocase subunit SecDF, producing the protein MKKSSRIVAFILLVVLLFAGMGLTYKNVVKNVNLGLDLQGGFEVLYQVNPLQQGDKVDKDAVKSTSKTLENRVNKLGVSEPKIQVEDNNRIRVQLAGVKNQSQARKMLSSQANLTIRDANDNVKLTGKDLKQGTAKQEFKQNTNQPAVTFKLKDSDKFKKVTEEISKKKDNVMVVWLDYEKGDSYNKEKTKKDPKYVSAANVDKPINSDSVEISGGFNGEKGVQKAKQIADLLNAGSLPVHLKEIYSNSVGAQFGQDALDKTVFASMLGVAVIYLFMLGFYRLPGLVAVIALTTYIYLTLFAFNLISGVLTLPGLAALVLGVGMAVDANIIMYERIKDELKIGRTLKQAYKKANKSSFLTIVDANLTTVIAAAVLFFFGESSVKGFATMLLLGILMIFVTAVFLSRLLLTLLISSNFFKKSYGMFGVNKKHIHDINDGKDVHDLKTPYEKWDFMKLAKPLLSLSVLIIIVGAIILFVFKLNLGIDFTSGTRVDFDSENKVTQNKVTQTLEDKNFKPDQVSIGQNDKNVSVQFKKDLNKEQVAKIKDTVHNNFGHDPTVNTVSPVIGQELAKNAIMALIYAAIGIIIYTSFRFEWRMGLSSVLALLHDAFMIVAVFSLFRLEVDITFIAAVLTIIGYSINDTIVTFDRVRENLHKVKVITKAEQIDDIVNRSIRQTMTRSINTVLTVVVVVIALLIFGASSIFTFSLALLIGLITGVFSSVFIAVPLWGIMKKRQLKKSDDHKLVVYKEKRSNDEKILV